The Mesoterricola silvestris sequence GCCCTGGTAGATCTGGCGGGGGCGGTAGATGCGGCTGTCGCCGGCCTCGGCCACTTCCCGGTAGTTGGCGATCCAACCCGGCATGCGCCCGATGGCGAAGATGACGGTGAACATTTCGGTGGGGATGCCGATGGCGCGCATGATGATGCCGCTGTAGAAGTCCACGTTGGGGTAGAGGCGGCGCTCGATGAAGTAGGGGTCGTTGAGGGCCGTCTCCTCCAGCTTCTTGGCGATGTCCAGGAGGGGATCGCTGATGCCCATCTTGGAGAGCAGCTCGTCGCACTTGCGCTTGATGATCCGGGCGCGGGGGTCGTAGTTCTTGTACACCCGGTGGCCGAAGCCCATGAGCTTGGCGCCATGGTTCTTGTGCTTGACCTTGTCCAGGAAGAGGGTCCCGTCGTCCTTGTCGGCGCGGATCTCCTTGAGCATCTCGATGACGGCCTGGTTGGCCCCGCCGTGGAGGGGGCCCCACAGGGCGCAGACTCCGGCGGAGGCCGAGGCGAAGAGGTTGGCCTTGCTGGAGGCCACCATGCGCACCGTGGCCGTGGAGCAGTTCTGCTCGTGGTCGGCGTGCAGGAGGAAGATGAGGTCCAGGGCGTCCACCACGGCGGGGTCCAGCTCGTAGTCCTCGTCGGGTTCCGAGAACATCATGTGGAGGAAGTTCTCGGTGAACATGTACTTCTTCTTGGGGTAGATGGAAGGCAGGCCCCGGGACTTGCGGAAGGCGTAGGCGGCCAGGGTGCGCACCTGGGAGAGGAGGTGGGCGGCCTGGATCTCGAACCGTTCGGCGTCGTACTCCGTGTTGAGTTCCGGCAGGAAGCAGCCCGCGGCGTTGATCATGGCCGAAAG is a genomic window containing:
- a CDS encoding citrate synthase, yielding MTNTAKLELDGKVIELPIIEGTEAERALDIRDLRTKTGCITYDESYGNTGSCQSRITFIDGEKGILRYRGIPIEELAEGSTFVQAAYLIIFGKLPTETERLRFSGLLTKYQMIHEDMKFHFEGFPSSAHPMAILSAMINAAGCFLPELNTEYDAERFEIQAAHLLSQVRTLAAYAFRKSRGLPSIYPKKKYMFTENFLHMMFSEPDEDYELDPAVVDALDLIFLLHADHEQNCSTATVRMVASSKANLFASASAGVCALWGPLHGGANQAVIEMLKEIRADKDDGTLFLDKVKHKNHGAKLMGFGHRVYKNYDPRARIIKRKCDELLSKMGISDPLLDIAKKLEETALNDPYFIERRLYPNVDFYSGIIMRAIGIPTEMFTVIFAIGRMPGWIANYREVAEAGDSRIYRPRQIYQGPSLNHYVPLFER